In the Rhodopirellula islandica genome, one interval contains:
- a CDS encoding ParA family protein → MRSIAVINQKGGVGKTTSSVNLAAALARSGRRVCVMDLDPQAHASLHLGITAIDGSVPSMYEVLCSDVSLSEARQQVGENLFVVPSNLDLAAAEMELAGEVGREMILSDKLADDEEDFDYLVLDCPPSLGVLTLNALVAVEEVFLPLQPHFLALHGLSKLLRTIEVVSRRMNNKLRLSGVVLCMYDANTRLAAEVSTDIDEFFAASKDGREFFSGAKFFDTRIRRNIRLAEAPSFGQSIFDYSSESNGAIDYQSLAEEVLAQEASHAGKHSNAQRRSAVTQNARMAA, encoded by the coding sequence ATGCGATCAATCGCTGTCATCAATCAAAAAGGTGGTGTGGGCAAAACGACCAGCAGCGTCAATTTGGCCGCCGCTCTCGCTCGATCCGGTCGTCGCGTCTGCGTGATGGATTTGGATCCACAAGCTCACGCGTCGTTGCACCTTGGAATCACTGCCATCGATGGAAGTGTTCCCTCGATGTACGAAGTTTTGTGCAGCGATGTTTCGCTTTCTGAAGCACGCCAACAAGTCGGTGAAAACCTGTTTGTGGTCCCGTCCAACCTGGACTTGGCTGCCGCTGAAATGGAGTTGGCGGGTGAAGTCGGTCGCGAAATGATTTTGAGCGACAAACTGGCGGACGATGAGGAAGACTTCGACTACTTGGTCTTGGACTGCCCTCCGAGTCTGGGTGTGCTGACGCTCAACGCGTTGGTCGCGGTCGAGGAAGTCTTCTTGCCACTGCAACCACACTTTTTGGCGTTGCACGGTTTGTCCAAGCTGTTGCGAACAATCGAAGTCGTTTCGCGACGGATGAACAACAAACTGCGGCTCAGCGGAGTGGTGTTGTGCATGTACGACGCGAACACGCGTTTGGCCGCCGAAGTCAGCACTGACATCGATGAGTTCTTCGCTGCTTCCAAGGACGGACGCGAGTTCTTCTCGGGAGCCAAGTTCTTTGACACTCGGATTCGCCGCAACATTCGATTGGCGGAAGCTCCCAGCTTTGGGCAATCGATCTTTGACTACTCCAGCGAAAGCAATGGAGCGATCGATTATCAATCGCTCGCTGAAGAAGTGCTGGCTCAGGAAGCGTCCCACGCTGGCAAGCACTCGAACGCTCAGCGTCGAAGTGCAGTGACGCAAAACGCTCGCATGGCAGCCTAA
- a CDS encoding SANT/Myb-like DNA-binding domain-containing protein, whose translation MSEKNHPNHRPIDASIDDANPNSDRDAAEGNALTRPGLPTAESDDSSDERAGDSGDSIFDQIRHCHPNPQAATELLDDLHFATLGLRTNESRLHIIRTATKRSAGALASVQVSKPSTINECHLARVITSAYRVMDPRYRIDRHQQVQLGRILPFELESVSCKSFSQETFFATTGQDSSLPNNVLIPHPPAALPTTPRGQLIDLAIEASDPQKIAEATTPPTNWVQTVEQSLLDDLPPRNEGEQVLEEMRAHRGRLKRWMSEVRTLIGLSVLCLAATFYLAYWLGARQANQSSTAINPTDRIASVEADAPASLTPELPAAESQLNNGAFTPEIAPAPTSVAMTPSGPAVAELAAESGNESSTTQSNVPLPDPQPAKVESDIVASVDVAALVETDPAAPGTETSEASMEMSPVSDAPDSDALASSSTTDTSPEIKSPSPVESRPPSEVVPPRREPRWTDAQISEATQELWDETERASRRFQLTEAAGLIDQWELIAELAGTGSLEHLAAMHLSLRASWLAEPFETTCQRAQDLAALTAAVTGSATPEPSDSATDTPFTWSEPMVRQLIESWRACRLTISTTEHLNHLLLRSNELLDQLILNNQNQWCSSFGFDAERLIAFTTDEQSRTELEDLLASVKTLPTGAELERMQQSDASAGVLGRTLCLHLRRWDKGVPLMCNASDSRLASVSKAEMQWREANNQPAAEDVNQTRAELGVRWSKIASHYGGRDAASIRLHALELLEGLEAYADQRAEILDLLPRYMTASLSKASATQSLSAPVRLSRLR comes from the coding sequence ATGTCCGAAAAAAACCACCCCAATCACCGACCGATCGACGCTTCGATCGACGACGCGAATCCGAATTCGGATCGTGATGCGGCGGAGGGGAATGCGTTGACGCGGCCAGGTTTGCCAACCGCCGAGTCCGACGATTCGAGTGACGAACGGGCAGGCGATTCTGGCGATTCGATCTTTGACCAAATTCGTCATTGCCATCCGAATCCCCAAGCGGCGACCGAACTGCTCGATGACCTGCATTTCGCCACCTTGGGTTTGCGAACCAACGAAAGCCGCCTGCACATCATCCGAACCGCCACCAAACGCAGCGCTGGTGCGCTCGCGTCGGTTCAGGTCAGCAAGCCTTCGACGATCAATGAATGCCACTTGGCCCGTGTGATCACGTCCGCCTATCGAGTGATGGATCCGCGGTATCGGATCGACCGGCATCAACAAGTCCAACTGGGGCGGATCCTCCCGTTCGAACTGGAAAGTGTTTCCTGCAAGTCGTTTTCGCAAGAAACGTTCTTCGCGACGACCGGCCAAGACTCATCGCTTCCAAACAATGTTCTGATCCCCCACCCTCCCGCGGCCTTGCCCACCACCCCGCGTGGTCAATTGATTGACCTGGCCATTGAGGCCAGCGATCCACAGAAGATTGCCGAAGCGACAACGCCGCCGACCAATTGGGTTCAAACGGTCGAACAATCCCTGCTGGACGACCTGCCGCCTCGAAACGAAGGCGAACAGGTTCTCGAAGAGATGCGTGCTCATCGAGGACGTTTGAAACGCTGGATGTCGGAGGTCCGCACACTGATTGGGCTCTCCGTGCTTTGCCTTGCTGCGACGTTCTACTTGGCCTACTGGCTCGGCGCTCGCCAGGCGAACCAATCGTCCACCGCCATCAATCCCACAGATCGGATTGCGAGTGTCGAAGCGGACGCACCCGCGTCCCTGACGCCTGAGTTGCCCGCGGCGGAATCGCAACTCAACAATGGGGCCTTCACCCCGGAAATTGCCCCCGCCCCAACCTCCGTGGCGATGACTCCCAGTGGCCCAGCCGTGGCAGAACTCGCAGCGGAGTCCGGAAACGAATCATCCACCACCCAATCCAATGTTCCCCTGCCGGATCCCCAACCGGCCAAGGTGGAATCCGACATCGTGGCCAGCGTCGATGTGGCCGCCCTCGTCGAGACGGATCCAGCAGCCCCCGGCACTGAAACATCGGAGGCTTCCATGGAAATGTCCCCCGTGTCGGATGCCCCGGACTCCGACGCTCTCGCTTCCAGCTCAACCACCGACACTTCCCCTGAGATCAAGTCACCGTCGCCCGTGGAATCACGGCCCCCGAGTGAAGTTGTTCCCCCACGTCGCGAACCACGCTGGACTGACGCGCAGATCAGCGAAGCGACGCAGGAACTGTGGGACGAGACCGAACGAGCCTCACGACGTTTCCAGTTGACGGAAGCCGCTGGACTGATCGACCAGTGGGAACTGATCGCGGAACTGGCCGGCACGGGATCGCTTGAACACCTCGCTGCGATGCACCTCAGCTTGCGAGCCAGTTGGCTGGCTGAGCCGTTTGAAACGACATGCCAACGTGCCCAGGACTTGGCCGCGTTGACCGCCGCGGTGACGGGATCAGCAACGCCAGAACCATCCGATTCGGCTACGGACACTCCGTTCACTTGGTCCGAACCAATGGTCCGCCAGTTGATCGAGAGCTGGCGTGCCTGTCGCTTGACCATTTCCACCACCGAACACCTCAATCATCTGCTGTTGCGTTCCAATGAACTGTTGGACCAATTGATATTGAACAATCAAAATCAATGGTGCTCTTCGTTTGGATTCGACGCGGAACGACTGATCGCCTTCACGACCGATGAACAGTCCCGGACGGAACTGGAAGACTTGCTGGCATCCGTCAAAACGCTACCGACGGGCGCCGAACTGGAACGCATGCAGCAATCCGACGCATCGGCCGGCGTGCTGGGACGAACACTGTGCCTGCATCTTCGCCGCTGGGACAAAGGCGTGCCGTTGATGTGCAACGCTTCCGATTCGCGTCTGGCATCGGTTTCAAAAGCCGAAATGCAGTGGCGAGAAGCAAACAATCAGCCCGCAGCAGAAGACGTCAACCAAACGCGAGCCGAACTGGGGGTTCGATGGTCAAAGATTGCCAGCCACTACGGTGGTCGAGACGCGGCCTCCATCCGATTGCATGCCTTGGAATTGCTCGAAGGACTGGAAGCGTATGCGGATCAACGCGCTGAGATCCTTGACTTGCTCCCGCGTTACATGACCGCCAGCCTGTCCAAAGCGTCTGCAACCCAAAGTCTGTCCGCTCCGGTTCGCTTGTCGCGGTTGCGATAG
- a CDS encoding Na+/H+ antiporter NhaC family protein: MTDGIESLLPPAVAIILALITRRVLVPLSIGILVGAATLASQESSGPLSVLTGTASRFIQTIDQSVRDWDHLHVLAFTLLLGAMVGVLESSGSMARMISGWTRRVSTRRGGQSLIGFTGLLIFFDDYANTLLVGGTMRTTADRYGISRAKLAYLVDSTAAPVAGLTLVSTWVATELSYLQEGLADAGIEATNMTFSVFLQSLPYRFYPLLALWFVFVIATSGRDFGPMWAEENAAAQKPRSHHKQSPAGSWADIFAAVMPVGICLIVISGVLVTTGLQEPAESEMSRWQYFGHVIGSGNSYLALVAGGGAGLIAAGTLAIALSGVSWELVIMGSAKGMLQMLPAMAVLWLAWALSSLTGEDQLNTGGYLASILNERLPVEWLPTCVFLLAAFIAFATGTSWGTMAILTPLAVALSINLQQSLLASETLLAASDMGLSGGSPSGTAASLAMSPICLATFSSVLAGAIFGDHCSPLSDTTVLSSRACDCNHVLHVRTQMPYALVVGVTCILFGTLPASWGVSPWISLLISAAVLWVIVRMLGKHPQSAST, from the coding sequence ATGACCGACGGCATCGAATCCCTGTTGCCGCCCGCCGTCGCGATCATCCTGGCGTTGATCACCCGTCGTGTCCTGGTGCCGTTGTCGATCGGCATCCTGGTCGGCGCCGCAACCTTGGCCTCGCAAGAATCCAGCGGCCCGCTCAGCGTTCTCACGGGGACCGCTTCTCGCTTCATTCAAACGATTGACCAATCGGTCCGTGACTGGGATCACCTGCACGTCTTGGCGTTCACGCTGTTACTCGGAGCCATGGTTGGTGTGCTCGAATCCTCCGGCAGCATGGCTCGGATGATCTCCGGTTGGACTCGCCGCGTCTCCACCCGTCGCGGTGGACAATCCCTGATCGGGTTCACTGGGCTGCTGATCTTCTTCGACGACTACGCCAACACTTTGTTGGTGGGCGGAACGATGAGAACCACCGCCGATCGCTATGGAATCTCCCGGGCCAAGCTGGCCTACCTGGTTGATTCCACCGCCGCCCCCGTCGCGGGACTGACGCTCGTGAGCACTTGGGTTGCAACCGAACTGAGCTACTTGCAAGAAGGACTCGCTGACGCCGGCATCGAAGCCACCAACATGACGTTCTCCGTGTTTCTGCAGAGCCTTCCCTATCGCTTCTACCCGTTGTTGGCATTGTGGTTTGTGTTTGTCATCGCCACCTCGGGCCGCGACTTTGGCCCCATGTGGGCCGAAGAAAACGCAGCCGCCCAAAAGCCCAGGTCACACCACAAACAATCGCCCGCCGGATCCTGGGCCGACATTTTCGCGGCTGTCATGCCCGTCGGGATCTGCCTGATCGTGATCAGCGGCGTGCTCGTCACCACCGGGCTGCAGGAACCAGCCGAATCCGAAATGTCTCGGTGGCAATACTTCGGTCACGTGATCGGTTCCGGCAATTCCTACCTCGCATTGGTCGCCGGAGGAGGCGCAGGCTTGATCGCAGCGGGCACGCTTGCGATCGCTCTCAGTGGAGTCTCCTGGGAATTGGTCATCATGGGATCTGCGAAAGGCATGCTCCAGATGCTGCCTGCCATGGCAGTGCTGTGGCTGGCGTGGGCGTTGTCTTCGCTGACCGGCGAAGACCAACTGAACACCGGTGGGTACCTCGCCTCGATCCTGAACGAACGTCTTCCCGTTGAATGGTTGCCGACCTGTGTTTTTCTGCTCGCGGCATTCATCGCGTTCGCAACCGGAACCAGCTGGGGGACGATGGCGATCCTGACGCCCCTCGCTGTCGCCTTGTCAATCAATCTTCAACAGTCACTGCTGGCGTCGGAAACACTGCTGGCCGCGTCTGACATGGGCTTGTCGGGCGGATCCCCCTCCGGCACAGCCGCCTCATTGGCGATGTCACCCATTTGCTTGGCTACCTTCAGCAGTGTTCTCGCTGGTGCAATCTTTGGCGACCATTGCTCCCCGTTGTCTGACACGACGGTGCTGTCCAGTCGCGCGTGTGACTGCAATCACGTGCTTCACGTTCGCACA
- a CDS encoding TIM barrel protein yields MPISNPPPVSGQPSVSNRPAQTQLATESTQPNETVTGLKQSIMGWCFKPMPVMTLATEAKKIGYTALEGVGAEHYPAIKELGLDISLVGSHGFQKGPLDPANHPAVERALRTGIDLAVEYGSPSVITFTGMKTPGITEEAAFRNCVACWKRVTPYAEQHGIQIVLEHLNSVDDSHPMKGHPGYWGDDIHRCVDLIRAVDSPAMKLLFDIYHVQIMHGDVTRHIRRYHEFAGHYHTAGNPGRGELDFNQEINYPPIIRAIRETGYTGYLAQEFIPINPDPIASLRQAFTLCNV; encoded by the coding sequence ATGCCAATCTCAAATCCACCTCCGGTATCCGGGCAGCCCAGCGTGTCCAATCGGCCCGCTCAAACACAACTTGCCACCGAATCCACCCAGCCAAACGAAACCGTGACCGGACTGAAACAATCGATCATGGGCTGGTGTTTCAAACCCATGCCCGTGATGACGTTGGCCACCGAAGCCAAGAAAATCGGCTACACCGCTCTGGAAGGTGTCGGCGCAGAACACTACCCCGCGATCAAGGAACTGGGACTCGACATTTCGTTGGTCGGCAGTCACGGCTTCCAAAAAGGCCCCCTGGATCCCGCCAATCACCCAGCCGTCGAACGAGCACTCCGGACTGGAATCGATTTGGCAGTGGAGTACGGTTCGCCCTCGGTCATCACGTTCACTGGAATGAAAACCCCCGGGATCACCGAGGAAGCCGCCTTTCGAAACTGTGTCGCCTGTTGGAAGCGGGTGACTCCCTACGCGGAGCAGCACGGCATCCAAATCGTCCTGGAACATCTCAACAGCGTCGATGACTCCCATCCCATGAAAGGGCACCCGGGATACTGGGGCGACGACATCCATCGGTGCGTGGACCTGATCCGTGCCGTCGATTCGCCAGCCATGAAATTGCTGTTTGACATCTACCACGTGCAAATCATGCACGGTGACGTGACCCGTCATATCCGCCGTTATCACGAATTTGCGGGGCATTATCACACCGCCGGCAATCCGGGCCGCGGAGAGCTGGATTTTAACCAAGAAATCAACTATCCACCTATCATCCGGGCCATTCGAGAGACCGGCTATACTGGATACCTCGCCCAAGAATTCATTCCCATCAACCCGGATCCGATCGCCTCCCTTCGCCAAGCATTCACGTTGTGTAACGTCTGA